A genomic region of Branchiostoma lanceolatum isolate klBraLanc5 chromosome 4, klBraLanc5.hap2, whole genome shotgun sequence contains the following coding sequences:
- the LOC136433687 gene encoding G-protein coupled receptor 84-like, with product MNQPIEFVGVALGILVTVLGTVGNIATIATITSNRKLLTVSTAFIVNLSVADLLYSAVLQPITVHSYISGRWEFGPVFCSVFGYVLFLLFGVSELTLCAVALNRYFLIVHPSKYRSIYNRTGAAVMIGVSWLLPALSLLPPAIGVWGRFTFFEKVSTCSFDREVSASFTTALFSVYCIVPTIVMCFSYACILRTVRTSANKFNKKKRAPKRGQKNSNAFSEASELNSLSEGTTTVKANGKKPSDVKISVDLEMDDVFTVAGSDSTGGMKRCTGSSPSSKQKQTDRNSNSNPELDNDHSPKEKKNIGARTSSLITIPNLTAKKKKGSLHGRSPRRHSLVVDHSSVREVSPSRLGRARTYFSETDHTSNLDSVGDDLAENTQSNERTDPDSSARRIRAQNRVSRNVRLAKMTFAVFVAFSVCFLPYMVLSIVDKANSGEVWLYKLCAMVAWLNACTNPIIYSLMNKQLRNGLFVMLGKCRDVLRKTVTGQDF from the exons ATGAACCAGCCTATCGAGTTCGTTGGCGTGGCTCTAGGCATCCTGGTGACGGTGTTGGGGACGGTGGGGAACATCGCCACGATAGCAACCATCACGTCCAACAGGAAACTCCTGACGGTGTCCACCGCCTTTATCGTCAACCTGAGCGTAGCGGACCTGTTGTACTCGGCCGTGCTGCAACCCATCACCGTCCACTCCTACATCTCGGGCCGGTGGGAGTTCGGGCCCGTGTTCTGCAGCGTCTTTGGCTACGTGCTCTTCCTACTGTTCGGCGTGTCGGAGCTGACCCTGTGTGCCGTGGCATTAAACAG GTACTTCCTGATCGTTCATCCGAGTAAGTACAGATCCATTTACAACAGGACCGGTGCGGCTGTCATGATCGGAGTGTCCTGGCTGCTCCCGGCTCTCTCCCTCCTCCCCCCGGCTATCGGCGTCTGGGGCCGCTTCACGTTCTTCGAGAAAGTCTCCACCTGTAGCTTCGACCGTGAGGTCAGCGCGTCGTTCACGACGGCGCTGTTTTCCGTTTATTGCATTGTCCCGACTATAGTCATGTGTTTCTCCTACGCGTGCATTCTCAGAACAGTGCGCACCAGCGCCAACAAGTTCAACAAGAAGAAGAGGGCGCCGAAAAGGGGCCAAAAGAACAGCAACGCGTTCTCGGAAGCGTCTGAACTAAATAGTTTAAGTGAAGGCACAACCACCGTCAAGGCGAACGGCAAGAAACCGTCCGATGTGAAAATCTCCGTAGATCTGGAGATGGATGACGTGTTTACAGTGGCGGGAAGCGACTCCACCGGAGGCATGAAGAGATGCACAGGTTCATCACCTTCATCCAAACAGAAACAGACTGACAGGAACAGCAACTCAAATCCCGAGTTAGATAACGATCACTCCCCtaaagagaagaaaaacataGGAGCAAGAACCAGTAGTTTGATAACGATACCGAATTTGACGGCGAAGAAGAAAAAGGGTTCGCTGCATGGACGGTCTCCCAGGAGGCACAGTTTAGTCGTAGACCATTCCAGCGTCCGAGAAGTTTCGCCCTCACGGTTGGGCCGTGCGCGGACTTACTTCTCAGAGACAGACCACACAAGTAATCTTGACAGCGTCGGGGACGATCTGGCAGAGAACACGCAGAGCAACGAGCGCACAGACCCAGACAGCTCGGCGCGAAGGATCAGAGCCCAGAACAGAGTCAGCAGAAACGTCCGGCTGGCGAAGATGACGTTCGCCGTGTTCGTGGCTTTCTCCGTGTGCTTTCTGCCCTACATGGTGCTGAGCATCGTGGACAAGGCGAACTCCGGGGAGGTCTGGCTGTACAAACTGTGCGCCATGGTGGCGTGGTTGAACGCCTGCACCAACCCCATCATTTACTCCCTGATGAACAAGCAGCTGAGAAACGGCCTGTTCGTCATGCTCGGGAAGTGTAGAGACGTTCTGAGGAAAACAGTAACAGGGCAGGACTTCTAG